The following coding sequences lie in one Alloacidobacterium dinghuense genomic window:
- a CDS encoding TonB-dependent receptor, which yields MKLIKRNLGYTLFPILGWVLLVPSTQAQTVFGGIAGTVTDSTGAVVAGAKVQAVEERSGTTLEAVSTSAGTYRLPEVPIGVFDINVSAAGFQPQRLTGIQVNLQTTAAVNIVLKVGAATETVTVAADAPRLQTESSDISGTITADQYQKLPLALGGVGAFRSPEAFIFLLPGNTGPGTANSPNGIFFSKIAGGQDYGAEVLIDGLSQQRSENGSSFDEEAPSVDALQQLTVTEALPSAEYNRTTGGFENFVTKSGGNQFHGYAFEILRNTALDANLWFNGGNRAMQCTGANDTPACASTFATPVDRKNDYGGTFSGPVWIPKVYNGRDKTYFFFAWEQLKYNLGATTITTVPTADELAGDFSNPALFNQSNVVGTNPCDGTPVYQGQIFDPSTTKTVNGVECRTAYPGNKIPGGFSPVAHALLAYFPAPTNGNVFNNFSFSSTAPIENTTMTVRIDTNITQKLKLWSSYSSRDNNRISGAPQYLPYPIDYATWKQDFETHFWRLGLDYVISPNLLNHLIIGSNRSNSINFAVPALEGKNWFSILGIGNATSNNFPVITNGLTAQEGMPNNGDNIDNGLRLVDSVSWQKGAHSLTFGTDIRYQQYSPINNNSPSIGFCAQQTSAYQGSSNNGNGLASELLGLACSGGQNVYAHQSRWISWYYSGYVQDDWKVSRNLTLNLGLNYSVDVPRHEAINNTSNFSPTAIDPEYGVPGALIFGTTCSGCNTKWAETYFKDWAPRVGFAYTPPWLEGKTVLRGGAGILYGPLQYDDFGGSMNAGYKSNPGFNSKNGFDPSFVIDSGYPAFPAPPNLDPGQFNGSFLPGSYIVKTAGRPAAVYNYNLQVQQELAKDLIASIGYVGSQAQNLQANNQNINNIPYQDPFNTANGSDPNVNSFFNASDTNAAAAYRNGSAKPAFIDQVAAVNASPDNLPYTLGNTPRVTNIRMPAWMNEDFSVIKDTPIHENLSFELKFEFLNAFNRHLFGSPDDNPADFTFGIPTYQANSPRAIQVTGRLSF from the coding sequence GTCTCTACGTCGGCTGGAACATACCGGCTGCCGGAGGTCCCCATCGGCGTCTTCGATATCAACGTGAGTGCGGCCGGCTTTCAGCCGCAAAGGCTTACCGGAATCCAGGTGAACCTTCAGACCACCGCCGCCGTGAACATCGTGTTGAAGGTTGGAGCAGCGACTGAAACTGTCACCGTCGCTGCCGACGCGCCGCGACTGCAAACCGAGTCCTCCGATATATCCGGCACGATCACCGCTGATCAATACCAGAAGTTACCTCTCGCGCTGGGAGGCGTGGGTGCTTTCCGCTCGCCCGAGGCATTCATCTTCTTGCTGCCGGGTAATACTGGTCCCGGAACTGCCAACAGCCCGAATGGCATTTTCTTCAGCAAGATCGCTGGGGGACAGGATTACGGCGCCGAGGTACTCATCGACGGTCTCAGCCAGCAGCGAAGTGAAAACGGCTCCTCCTTTGACGAAGAGGCTCCATCAGTTGATGCGCTGCAGCAGTTGACTGTAACTGAAGCTCTACCTTCAGCCGAATACAATCGCACTACGGGTGGCTTCGAGAACTTTGTCACCAAGAGTGGTGGCAATCAGTTCCACGGTTACGCATTTGAAATCCTTCGCAATACAGCCCTCGATGCGAATCTGTGGTTTAACGGCGGCAATCGGGCCATGCAGTGTACGGGCGCAAACGATACCCCGGCCTGCGCGTCCACCTTCGCAACGCCAGTGGACCGCAAGAATGACTACGGGGGCACCTTCAGCGGTCCGGTTTGGATCCCAAAGGTCTACAACGGACGGGACAAGACCTACTTCTTCTTTGCCTGGGAGCAGTTGAAGTACAACCTGGGCGCCACCACTATCACTACGGTTCCAACAGCAGATGAGTTGGCTGGTGACTTCTCAAATCCGGCGCTGTTCAACCAATCAAATGTGGTCGGCACCAACCCGTGTGACGGAACTCCTGTCTATCAAGGTCAGATCTTCGATCCCTCGACCACCAAAACCGTAAACGGCGTGGAATGCCGCACTGCCTACCCAGGTAACAAGATTCCGGGAGGATTCTCCCCGGTTGCGCATGCCCTTTTGGCGTACTTTCCCGCTCCTACCAATGGGAATGTCTTCAACAATTTCTCTTTTTCGAGCACGGCTCCGATCGAGAACACGACGATGACAGTTCGCATCGACACGAACATCACGCAAAAGCTTAAGCTTTGGAGTTCCTACAGCTCGCGTGACAACAACCGTATCTCCGGCGCACCCCAGTACCTGCCGTATCCCATTGACTATGCCACCTGGAAACAGGACTTTGAAACTCACTTCTGGCGCCTCGGACTGGACTACGTCATTTCTCCCAACCTGCTGAACCACCTTATTATCGGATCCAACCGCTCCAACAGCATCAACTTCGCCGTCCCCGCCCTGGAGGGCAAAAACTGGTTCAGCATACTCGGGATCGGGAATGCCACGAGCAATAATTTCCCGGTGATAACTAATGGACTGACCGCGCAGGAAGGAATGCCAAACAATGGCGATAACATCGATAACGGACTGCGACTGGTGGATAGCGTTTCCTGGCAAAAAGGCGCTCACAGTCTCACGTTCGGGACCGACATTCGATATCAGCAGTACTCGCCAATCAACAATAATTCACCGTCGATTGGCTTTTGTGCACAGCAGACGTCCGCGTATCAGGGGTCGAGCAACAACGGTAACGGATTGGCGAGCGAGCTCCTTGGACTTGCGTGCTCTGGTGGCCAGAACGTGTACGCGCACCAGTCGCGTTGGATATCCTGGTATTACTCCGGATATGTGCAGGACGACTGGAAGGTCAGCAGAAACCTGACCCTCAACTTGGGCTTGAACTACAGCGTCGATGTGCCGCGACACGAGGCGATCAACAACACTTCTAACTTCAGTCCTACTGCCATAGATCCGGAATACGGCGTTCCGGGCGCTCTGATCTTTGGCACCACTTGTAGCGGATGCAACACGAAATGGGCGGAGACCTACTTCAAGGACTGGGCTCCACGGGTCGGCTTCGCATACACACCGCCTTGGCTTGAAGGCAAGACAGTGCTGCGCGGCGGTGCCGGAATCCTCTATGGCCCACTTCAATATGACGACTTCGGCGGTTCGATGAACGCCGGCTATAAATCGAATCCAGGATTCAACTCAAAAAATGGCTTCGACCCGTCATTTGTTATCGACTCCGGATATCCGGCTTTTCCTGCGCCGCCGAATCTCGATCCCGGTCAGTTCAACGGCAGCTTCCTTCCCGGATCTTATATTGTGAAAACGGCGGGGCGCCCGGCCGCCGTTTACAACTACAACTTGCAGGTGCAGCAGGAACTCGCGAAGGACCTGATTGCGAGCATCGGTTATGTTGGCAGCCAAGCCCAAAACCTGCAGGCAAATAACCAGAACATCAACAATATTCCTTACCAGGATCCGTTTAACACTGCCAACGGAAGTGACCCTAATGTGAACAGCTTTTTCAATGCATCCGACACAAACGCGGCAGCGGCTTACCGCAATGGAAGCGCAAAACCGGCTTTCATCGATCAGGTTGCGGCAGTGAACGCGTCGCCCGACAATTTGCCGTACACCCTTGGGAACACACCGAGAGTGACGAATATACGCATGCCGGCTTGGATGAACGAGGATTTCAGCGTCATTAAGGACACGCCGATTCATGAGAATTTGAGCTTCGAGTTGAAGTTTGAGTTCCTCAACGCATTCAACCGTCACCTCTTCGGGTCTCCGGACGACAATCCAGCAGACTTCACATTCGGCATACCAACGTATCAGGCGAACTCTCCGCGCGCGATTCAGGTGACTGGCAGATTGAGCTTCTAG
- a CDS encoding tetratricopeptide repeat protein, translated as MRFASYQHCWLLALTSIFAGTSLCQSAPDQLQSLFREGAEQMHAGNAVAAEGAFRKATELDPSFAPARLDLGLAELKEGKLPEAIASIRKSLELDPSSPGAHLFLGIAEYQTNDADSAITDLHQELKQDPKNVQALTWLGIVELNAGHPELASEPLDRAAELAPTDENVLDYSVQAHMAAAKQSYTALYKLDPASWRLHRLNAAIDAQAQDHKGAIEEYHWP; from the coding sequence ATGCGCTTTGCGAGTTATCAACATTGCTGGCTGCTTGCTCTGACATCGATCTTTGCGGGGACCTCGCTGTGCCAGTCGGCACCTGATCAGCTGCAGTCTCTATTCCGGGAAGGCGCAGAGCAGATGCATGCAGGCAATGCCGTTGCGGCGGAGGGAGCGTTCCGCAAAGCCACCGAGTTGGATCCATCCTTCGCTCCCGCCCGCCTCGACCTTGGACTCGCCGAACTGAAAGAAGGCAAGCTTCCCGAAGCAATCGCCTCAATCAGGAAATCGCTTGAACTCGACCCGTCTTCGCCTGGAGCCCACCTGTTTCTTGGAATCGCCGAGTATCAAACCAACGACGCCGACAGTGCTATTACTGACTTGCACCAGGAACTCAAACAAGACCCGAAGAATGTCCAGGCGCTAACGTGGCTCGGAATTGTCGAGTTGAACGCCGGTCATCCCGAACTTGCCAGCGAGCCACTCGACCGCGCCGCTGAACTTGCGCCAACAGATGAGAACGTCCTCGATTATTCGGTACAGGCGCATATGGCTGCGGCCAAACAAAGTTATACCGCCCTATACAAGCTCGACCCGGCATCGTGGCGCCTGCACCGGCTGAACGCGGCCATCGACGCTCAGGCGCAGGATCACAAGGGCGCCATTGAGGAATACCACTGGCCATAA
- a CDS encoding tetratricopeptide repeat protein, with product MKLAPNEAELYEGMGWEYRKLGQADQAVKAFTEQLRLTPGNPIAMYNLGSAEVDSGQERTALPLLQEVVKIYRNPTGADYYLGRALVTQGQNEEAVKEFQRATAVTGEMQRRSWYELSQVYRHMGKTAEAHAAVQKYQELKEEADRANAREVEDWRKLNAANAAASGTTQN from the coding sequence ATAAAGCTCGCCCCGAACGAAGCAGAGTTATACGAAGGCATGGGTTGGGAGTACAGGAAACTGGGCCAGGCCGATCAAGCCGTGAAAGCTTTTACTGAGCAACTGAGGCTGACACCCGGGAATCCGATCGCCATGTACAACCTGGGCAGCGCCGAGGTCGACAGCGGACAGGAGCGCACAGCGCTTCCATTGCTCCAGGAGGTCGTCAAGATTTATCGCAACCCCACCGGAGCGGATTATTACCTCGGCCGCGCGTTGGTGACGCAAGGCCAGAATGAAGAAGCGGTAAAGGAGTTTCAGCGCGCAACTGCAGTTACAGGTGAAATGCAGCGACGCTCCTGGTACGAGCTTTCACAGGTATATCGGCACATGGGCAAGACTGCCGAAGCTCACGCTGCCGTCCAGAAGTATCAGGAATTGAAGGAAGAAGCCGACCGCGCAAACGCCAGGGAGGTCGAGGACTGGCGTAAGCTCAATGCGGCAAATGCTGCTGCCAGCGGCACAACGCAGAACTAG
- a CDS encoding OmpA family protein → MKALRLLGMAGVVLLSFLSLTSGTVAAQSTKVQGLIKSRSGPDIILNTSQDPNMVVMLTDSTDVGQVEGLLKARSKQMSMAALIPGLAVSVEGDFNNQNVLVATKVRFKGNDLKQAKAIQAGMHDTNLQVQQNQDELAKQNAELKAQNEALEKHQEAIAANQAKIAANKAAVDAAIARFGQLDDYYIMDEVTVLFGNGKTKVDPKYASQLTALAQNASKVEGYMIEVKGYASAVGSPEVNQKLSQERAQNVSNILLQQGKVPLTRMLAPGAMGESDQVTTDKTVEGQAQNRRVVVRVLQNKAIAGVQTQAATNGPPQQ, encoded by the coding sequence ATGAAAGCACTTCGTCTACTTGGAATGGCCGGCGTTGTACTGCTGTCGTTTCTGTCTCTCACATCGGGAACAGTTGCTGCACAATCCACCAAGGTTCAAGGCCTCATCAAGAGCCGCAGCGGCCCCGACATCATCCTGAACACAAGCCAGGACCCGAACATGGTCGTCATGTTGACGGATAGCACAGACGTGGGCCAGGTGGAGGGTCTGTTGAAGGCGCGCAGCAAGCAGATGTCCATGGCCGCCCTCATTCCCGGACTCGCCGTTTCGGTGGAAGGCGACTTCAACAACCAGAACGTCCTCGTTGCCACCAAAGTACGATTCAAGGGCAACGACCTGAAGCAGGCCAAGGCCATCCAGGCCGGCATGCACGATACAAATCTGCAGGTGCAGCAGAATCAGGACGAGTTAGCCAAGCAGAACGCCGAGTTGAAGGCGCAGAACGAAGCTTTGGAGAAGCACCAGGAAGCTATCGCAGCTAACCAGGCGAAGATCGCTGCCAACAAGGCCGCCGTCGACGCCGCCATCGCGCGCTTCGGCCAGCTTGATGACTACTACATCATGGACGAAGTCACAGTGTTATTCGGCAATGGCAAAACTAAGGTCGATCCCAAGTACGCATCCCAGCTCACGGCTCTGGCCCAAAACGCCAGCAAGGTCGAGGGCTACATGATCGAAGTGAAGGGCTATGCCTCGGCCGTGGGCAGCCCCGAGGTGAACCAGAAGCTCAGTCAGGAGCGCGCGCAGAACGTCTCCAACATTCTGCTTCAGCAGGGCAAGGTTCCTCTTACCAGAATGCTTGCCCCCGGAGCGATGGGCGAAAGCGACCAGGTGACCACTGACAAGACCGTGGAAGGCCAGGCACAGAACCGCCGCGTCGTCGTCCGCGTCCTGCAGAACAAGGCCATTGCCGGAGTGCAGACCCAAGCAGCTACAAATGGTCCGCCTCAGCAGTAG
- a CDS encoding 2OG-Fe(II) oxygenase, producing the protein MVRLSSSWLGRTVREKYDDRLTQNRVNLRHGVSPLRSGERYTVGIIFHDAE; encoded by the coding sequence ATGGTCCGCCTCAGCAGTAGCTGGCTCGGAAGAACTGTGCGGGAAAAGTATGACGATCGATTAACTCAAAACAGAGTCAACCTCCGGCACGGTGTCAGTCCCCTGCGGTCAGGTGAGCGTTATACCGTTGGCATCATATTTCATGATGCCGAATAG
- the alkB gene encoding DNA oxidative demethylase AlkB, which yields MNASLFETEPAPYPKDILGSGTAVLSGYALDTEDELISSLKCVVERSPFRNMVTPGGFRMSVAMSNCGALGWITDRTGYRYDAIDPEINRPWPAMPAAFQKLATSAAEEAGFPGFVPDACLINRYEPGVRLSLHQDKDERDFTQPIVSVSLGLPAIFLFGGLERRDNTQRIQIVHGDVLVWGGPARLRYHGIAPLRDGVHPQLGRVRYNLTFRNAG from the coding sequence ATGAACGCGTCGCTTTTTGAAACCGAACCTGCACCGTACCCGAAAGATATTCTCGGTTCTGGTACAGCAGTTCTCTCTGGCTATGCACTTGATACTGAGGACGAATTGATTTCCTCCCTCAAATGCGTTGTCGAGCGATCGCCGTTTCGCAACATGGTGACACCCGGCGGATTCCGTATGTCCGTTGCCATGTCGAACTGTGGCGCGCTCGGATGGATTACGGATCGAACCGGCTATCGATATGACGCGATCGATCCGGAGATAAATCGTCCATGGCCTGCCATGCCAGCGGCATTTCAAAAGCTCGCCACGTCTGCCGCAGAAGAAGCAGGCTTCCCAGGCTTCGTTCCGGATGCTTGTCTTATCAACCGCTATGAACCGGGCGTGAGATTATCGTTGCATCAGGACAAGGATGAGCGTGACTTTACGCAACCTATTGTCTCGGTTTCTTTGGGACTGCCTGCGATTTTCCTTTTCGGTGGTTTGGAGCGGAGAGATAACACGCAACGTATCCAGATAGTCCATGGAGATGTGCTTGTGTGGGGAGGGCCAGCGAGGCTGCGCTATCACGGTATTGCGCCGTTGCGAGATGGTGTTCATCCGCAACTCGGCCGAGTTCGTTACAATCTCACATTTCGGAACGCCGGTTAA
- a CDS encoding cupin domain-containing protein: protein MPQSLPEEVFQEIIHGEGFRLERIVSFGQATPVGQWCNQEQHEWVVLLSGAAGLRFEGEGLRVLHPGDFVNIPPRTRHRVEWTDEKP, encoded by the coding sequence TTGCCCCAGTCACTACCTGAAGAAGTCTTTCAGGAAATAATCCACGGGGAAGGATTTAGACTGGAACGGATAGTTTCTTTCGGTCAGGCAACACCAGTTGGGCAATGGTGTAACCAGGAGCAGCATGAATGGGTTGTATTGTTATCCGGTGCGGCGGGCTTGCGTTTCGAGGGAGAAGGTTTACGAGTATTACACCCCGGAGATTTTGTTAACATACCTCCGCGCACACGGCATAGGGTTGAATGGACAGATGAGAAGCCATGA
- a CDS encoding GNAT family N-acetyltransferase yields the protein MSQSTWRLAQAADDDSIADMCRHLYLEDPGPSPIPQENIHTTLVTLRRSPYRGRAVVLDVQGKVSGYALLIAFWSNEFGGDICEVDELFVIPQHRNQGHGSALFAGIVQGELWPGAITAVALGTTRDNAAARRLYARLGFAEVGLAMICRIQQRVDLTAASEASRRNLQSSPQSPNKDANSFQT from the coding sequence ATGTCACAGAGCACGTGGCGACTTGCGCAGGCTGCGGACGATGATTCAATCGCTGACATGTGCCGACATCTGTACCTTGAGGACCCCGGTCCGTCACCCATCCCGCAAGAGAATATCCATACCACTCTAGTGACCCTCCGTCGCAGCCCCTATCGCGGTCGAGCGGTTGTTCTGGACGTTCAAGGAAAGGTATCTGGGTACGCACTGCTGATTGCGTTCTGGTCAAATGAGTTTGGGGGTGACATCTGCGAGGTCGACGAGCTGTTTGTCATTCCGCAACATCGAAACCAAGGTCACGGGAGCGCTTTGTTTGCGGGCATCGTACAGGGAGAATTGTGGCCTGGCGCAATCACAGCCGTTGCGCTGGGGACTACGCGGGACAACGCTGCAGCGCGGCGATTATACGCACGGCTCGGCTTCGCGGAAGTTGGCCTAGCAATGATATGCCGTATACAGCAGAGGGTCGATTTGACGGCCGCTTCGGAAGCCTCTCGGCGTAATCTGCAATCATCTCCTCAATCTCCCAATAAAGACGCGAATAGTTTTCAAACCTGA
- a CDS encoding ABC transporter permease, translated as MTAFTRNLKFALRLLRKSPGFAFVAVMIMALGIGANTAIFSVVHAVLLEPLPFRDANRLVQLWHIPPQSSFPGMTEFSVSAANFLDWQKQNHVFEQMALYTGAGYDITGTAKPEAIRASPVSDGFFSVLGVQPLYGRIFLPDEDRPGHNHEVILTYKFWQSHYGSDPSVLGKTINFDGEPYVIVGVMGPKMTKPDFAQVWTPLGLTAKEAAVRGEHHFLAIARLKPGVTLTQAQVEMNKISKNLEEAYPEDDKGWGALARSLREETVGEVRPAALMMLGAVAFVLLIACANVANLILARTFERRKEIAIRSALGASRPRIIQQLLGESAIIALFGGVLGLVAAHFGIELLIKFFADKLPRMGEIGLDAPVLTFTFVLSIATGILSGLLPALSMTKGELNDALKQGLGRTDADSGTSKTRSALVVIEVALSLVLLIGAGLMIRSLWKLQTIDPGFDEHNVLTLSVLVHKHQYKDATHEAQFFDQILQRVRSLPGVASAGAVDNLPLNGGSNQPVAIEGHPAVALSEQPEVSVRVATPGYLPTMHIPVLQGRDISADDTADSPAVVVISQSMAKQFWPNESPMGRHLKLSFFPDKEREIVGVVGDVKQQGLDSSAGIATLYWPLAQTVSSAMGPWDSYPLQMTVRSTTSQNLAIAVTNAIHQVDPDIPVDNVMTLEDFVGETLTQHSFNMQLLAIFGSLALVLCAIGIYSVLAYAVKRRLREIGLRIAFGATLRDVVRLVVVQGMKPTLAGIGIGLVAAFALGRVITSMIYGVSSRDLTTFLLVTVLLVFVSFFASLIPAIRATRVDPLAVLRDE; from the coding sequence ATGACAGCATTTACTCGGAATCTGAAGTTTGCCCTGAGACTACTGCGGAAGAGTCCGGGTTTCGCATTTGTTGCAGTCATGATCATGGCGCTCGGTATCGGGGCAAATACTGCGATATTCAGCGTGGTGCACGCAGTTTTGCTGGAGCCGCTGCCGTTCCGCGATGCCAACCGCCTTGTGCAGCTATGGCATATTCCGCCTCAGTCAAGCTTTCCGGGAATGACAGAGTTCTCTGTATCGGCTGCGAATTTTCTCGACTGGCAAAAGCAGAATCACGTATTCGAGCAGATGGCGCTATACACGGGCGCCGGCTATGACATCACCGGAACGGCAAAGCCTGAAGCAATTCGTGCGTCCCCCGTAAGTGATGGCTTCTTTTCCGTACTGGGCGTTCAGCCTCTTTACGGACGCATCTTTCTACCCGATGAAGATCGCCCGGGTCATAATCATGAGGTCATCCTTACCTATAAGTTTTGGCAAAGTCACTATGGTTCGGACCCTAGTGTGCTCGGCAAGACAATCAACTTTGATGGAGAACCATATGTCATCGTCGGGGTGATGGGGCCGAAGATGACCAAACCTGACTTTGCCCAGGTTTGGACTCCTCTTGGCTTGACTGCCAAAGAAGCGGCGGTGCGGGGCGAACATCACTTTCTCGCAATTGCCCGCCTCAAGCCTGGCGTCACTCTTACGCAAGCTCAGGTTGAGATGAACAAGATCTCGAAGAATCTTGAAGAGGCTTATCCCGAGGATGACAAAGGCTGGGGCGCGCTGGCTCGCTCCTTGCGGGAAGAAACAGTTGGCGAAGTTCGTCCTGCGGCGCTCATGATGCTTGGCGCTGTAGCATTTGTGCTGCTGATCGCTTGCGCCAACGTTGCCAACCTTATTCTTGCGCGCACGTTTGAGCGCCGCAAGGAGATCGCGATCCGCTCCGCGCTTGGCGCCAGCCGACCTCGCATCATCCAGCAACTGCTGGGCGAATCCGCAATCATTGCTTTATTTGGCGGTGTTCTCGGGCTGGTTGCAGCTCATTTTGGTATCGAGTTGCTGATCAAATTCTTTGCTGACAAATTGCCGCGCATGGGTGAAATCGGTCTTGATGCCCCTGTACTTACTTTCACGTTCGTACTCTCCATTGCGACAGGCATTCTTTCCGGCCTATTGCCAGCCTTGAGCATGACGAAGGGCGAACTAAATGATGCGTTGAAACAAGGTCTTGGCCGCACGGATGCCGACAGCGGCACCAGCAAGACCCGCTCTGCGCTAGTTGTGATTGAGGTGGCTCTCTCGCTAGTCCTGCTGATCGGAGCGGGGCTCATGATTCGGAGTCTCTGGAAGCTGCAGACGATCGACCCTGGATTCGACGAGCACAACGTTCTCACGCTCTCGGTTTTAGTGCATAAGCACCAGTACAAAGATGCGACGCATGAAGCGCAATTCTTTGATCAGATACTTCAGCGCGTGCGCTCACTCCCCGGCGTCGCATCCGCCGGAGCGGTCGACAATCTGCCACTGAACGGCGGTTCCAATCAGCCGGTGGCCATTGAGGGGCATCCCGCTGTCGCACTATCGGAGCAGCCTGAAGTATCCGTCCGCGTGGCAACCCCGGGATATCTGCCGACGATGCATATTCCTGTGCTGCAAGGACGCGATATCAGCGCAGACGACACGGCAGACTCCCCAGCCGTAGTTGTCATCAGCCAGAGTATGGCGAAGCAATTCTGGCCGAACGAAAGTCCCATGGGCCGCCATCTGAAGTTGTCTTTCTTCCCGGACAAAGAGCGAGAGATTGTGGGAGTCGTCGGCGATGTGAAACAACAAGGCCTGGATAGCTCCGCCGGCATCGCTACACTCTATTGGCCTCTGGCGCAGACGGTTAGCTCAGCTATGGGCCCATGGGATTCGTACCCGCTGCAGATGACTGTGCGCAGTACAACCTCTCAAAACCTTGCGATTGCAGTAACGAACGCCATCCACCAGGTTGACCCGGACATTCCTGTCGATAACGTGATGACGCTCGAAGATTTTGTCGGCGAAACTTTGACGCAACATAGTTTCAATATGCAGTTGCTTGCCATCTTCGGATCGCTGGCACTTGTTCTCTGTGCGATTGGTATTTACAGCGTCCTTGCCTACGCGGTGAAGCGGCGCTTGCGGGAGATTGGTTTGCGCATCGCCTTTGGCGCGACGTTGCGCGATGTCGTGCGCCTCGTCGTAGTTCAAGGGATGAAGCCTACGCTCGCAGGCATAGGAATCGGACTGGTTGCAGCATTCGCTCTAGGCCGTGTGATTACGAGCATGATCTATGGAGTAAGTTCTCGCGATCTCACAACTTTTCTCTTGGTAACTGTGTTGCTTGTCTTCGTGTCGTTCTTCGCCAGCTTGATTCCTGCAATACGAGCGACGCGTGTTGATCCTCTTGCCGTACTTCGTGACGAATGA